A genomic stretch from Hoplias malabaricus isolate fHopMal1 chromosome 4, fHopMal1.hap1, whole genome shotgun sequence includes:
- the LOC136693902 gene encoding zinc finger protein 436-like, with product MLKSGEIKCEDTEPEDTRSQETSSAALHTDTSGRQKQKNSKPRSLQCSDCGKCFNLLSHLQRHRRIHTGEKPYSCSECGKCFTVQSHLQTHQRIHTGEKPYKCSECGKCFNQQSHLLRHQQIHTGEKPYYCSECGQGFNQLSNLQIHHRSHTGEKPFRCLECGQSFTRQSNLQTHQRIHTGEKPFQCSECGQRFNVQSHLQRHQRIHTGEKPYSCSECGQSFTRPSNLHLHQRIHTGEKPFQCSECGKSFKESATLKKHQRIHTGDEAFHCRECGKSFTTLINLEKHQRVHTGEEDFYCVVCRRNFKQSDLETHKCIKMEVDTF from the coding sequence ATGTTGAAATCGGGGGAGATCAAATGTGAGGATACAGAGCCTGAAGACACCCGTTCTCAGGAAACATCCTCGGCTGCTCTCCACACCGACACATCAGGCAGacaaaagcagaaaaacagcaaacCGCGATCTCTCCAGTGCTCAGATTGTGGAAAGTGCTTCAACTTACTGAGTCACCTCCAAAGACACAGACGCATTCACACCGGGGAGAAACCGTATTCTTGCTCTGAGTGCGGGAAGTGTTTTACTGTGCAGAgtcatctccaaacacaccagcggattcacactggagaaaaaCCGTACAAGTGCTCGGAGTGTGGGAAGTGTTTCAATCAGCAGAGTCATCTCTTAAGACACcagcagattcacactggagagaaaccgtattactgctcagagtgtggacagGGTTTTAATCAGCTCAGCAATCTCCAGATACACCATCGTagtcacaccggagagaaaccgttTCGGTGCTTGGAGTGTGGGCAGAGCTTTACTAGACAAAGTAATCTCCAAactcaccagcgcattcacaccggtGAGAAACCatttcagtgctcagagtgtggacagagatTCAATGTACAGAGTCATCTCCAAAggcaccagcgcattcacactggagagaaaccgtattcctgctcagagtgtggacagagtttTACTAGGCCAAGTAATCTCCATCtccaccagcgcattcacacaggagagaaaccatttcagtgctcagagtgtgggaagagtttcaaAGAGAGTGCCACCCTTAAAAAGCACCAGCGAATTCACACTGGAGATGAAGCGTTTCACTGCcgagagtgtgggaagagttttactacACTAATCAATCTGGAAAAACATCAGCGTGTCCACACAGGAGAGGAGGACTTTTACTGTGTCGTCTGTCGGAGGAACTTCAAGCAGTCGGATTtggaaacacacaaatgcattaAGATGGAAGTAGACACTTTTTAG